One Cellulomonas sp. NS3 genomic region harbors:
- the pgsA gene encoding CDP-diacylglycerol--glycerol-3-phosphate 3-phosphatidyltransferase, protein MNVANALTVLRIVLVPFFAAALLADGGHTVRWRLVATGIFVLAAVTDRFDGHIARRSNLVTDLGKILDPIADKLLIGTAFVVLSYLGDLPWWVTAVVLARELAITVLRLFLLRYLVLPASRGGKAKTVLQSVAIGLYLLPLDHLPGVVEVVAAVVMAAAVAVTLATGVDYVRTALRVRRAEHRPPATAH, encoded by the coding sequence ATGAACGTCGCGAATGCGCTGACCGTCCTGCGGATCGTGCTCGTGCCGTTCTTCGCCGCTGCGCTCCTGGCCGACGGCGGCCACACGGTGCGCTGGCGGCTCGTCGCGACGGGGATCTTCGTCCTCGCGGCGGTCACGGACCGGTTCGACGGGCACATCGCCCGCCGCTCGAACCTCGTGACGGACCTCGGCAAGATCCTCGACCCGATCGCGGACAAGCTGCTCATCGGGACGGCGTTCGTCGTGCTGTCCTACCTCGGGGACCTGCCCTGGTGGGTCACCGCGGTCGTGCTCGCGCGCGAGCTCGCGATCACGGTCCTGCGGCTGTTCCTGCTGCGCTACCTCGTGCTCCCCGCGTCGCGCGGCGGCAAGGCGAAGACGGTGCTGCAGTCGGTCGCGATCGGCCTGTACCTCCTGCCGCTCGACCACCTGCCGGGCGTGGTCGAGGTCGTCGCGGCGGTCGTCATGGCCGCCGCCGTCGCGGTGACGCTCGCGACCGGGGTGGACTACGTGCGCACCGCGCTGCGGGTGCGGCGCGCCGAGCACCGGCCGCCGGCGACCGCGCACTGA
- a CDS encoding CinA family protein: protein MTDSPYGAAPGARPRPARVAERLLARLALRGWTVAVAESLTGGLVVAELVAVPGASQVVRGGVVAYATDLKASLLGVDRRLLEVRGAVDPDVAYAMAEGVRACMGADVGLATTGVAGPDPQDGQAPGTVFVSVVGPAGAHVRALVLPGDRTQVREGARDAVLALARDLVAPMG from the coding sequence ATGACCGACTCGCCGTACGGCGCCGCCCCGGGCGCCCGGCCCCGTCCCGCGCGGGTCGCCGAGCGGCTGCTCGCGAGGCTCGCGCTGCGCGGGTGGACCGTCGCGGTCGCGGAGTCGCTCACCGGGGGTCTGGTCGTCGCCGAGCTCGTGGCCGTGCCCGGGGCGTCGCAGGTGGTCCGCGGCGGGGTCGTCGCCTACGCCACCGACCTCAAGGCATCGCTGCTGGGCGTCGACCGGCGCCTGCTCGAGGTCCGCGGCGCGGTCGACCCCGACGTCGCGTACGCGATGGCGGAGGGCGTACGGGCGTGCATGGGAGCCGACGTGGGGCTCGCGACCACCGGGGTGGCAGGCCCCGACCCGCAGGACGGCCAGGCGCCGGGCACGGTGTTCGTCTCCGTCGTCGGTCCCGCCGGCGCGCACGTGCGGGCGCTCGTGCTGCCCGGGGACCGGACGCAGGTCCGCGAGGGCGCCCGCGACGCCGTGCTGGCGCTCGCGCGTGATCTTGTCGCTCCCATGGGGTGA
- a CDS encoding helix-turn-helix domain-containing protein, translated as MVVLRREIGDVLRDARQRQGRTLREVSSAARVSLGYLSEVERGQKEASSELLGSICDALDVPLSLVLREVSDRVAVAEGLLIPDTVPADLTASFGGPADGGWARPRSELAPIG; from the coding sequence ATGGTCGTACTGCGCCGCGAGATCGGCGATGTGCTGCGGGATGCCCGGCAGCGGCAGGGTCGCACCCTGCGTGAGGTGTCCTCCGCGGCTCGGGTGTCCCTCGGGTACCTGAGTGAGGTGGAACGGGGTCAGAAGGAGGCGTCGTCGGAGCTGCTCGGCAGCATCTGCGACGCGCTCGACGTGCCCCTGTCGCTCGTGCTCCGTGAGGTGAGCGACCGTGTCGCCGTGGCCGAGGGTCTGCTGATCCCGGACACCGTCCCTGCGGACCTGACTGCGTCGTTCGGCGGACCCGCCGACGGTGGTTGGGCCCGACCCCGTTCGGAGCTCGCTCCGATCGGCTGA
- a CDS encoding Fpg/Nei family DNA glycosylase: MPEGDILRRTATRMDLALAGRVLVRAELRWPSAATVDLVGRTVLENVSYGKHLLTRFDDGRTLHTHLRMEGSWRIARTGTRDARASGTWVRAVLGNELWTTVGERLGMLDVVPTSEEHTLVGHLGPDILAPDFPTVGLVEGLRRWGERGSEPVCDVMLDQRVVAGMGTIYMAEPLFAVGLWPWTPADEVPDPERLLAVARAMMLRSVEARIPTATGEQGFRATSRVHGRAGQPCRRCGTPIEKGQARKPPMERPVFYCPRCQHP, encoded by the coding sequence GTGCCCGAGGGTGACATCCTGCGGCGCACCGCGACGCGCATGGACCTCGCGCTCGCCGGGCGTGTGCTCGTGCGCGCCGAGCTCCGCTGGCCGTCGGCGGCGACCGTCGACCTCGTCGGTCGGACCGTGCTGGAGAACGTGTCCTACGGCAAGCACCTGCTCACGCGCTTCGACGACGGGCGGACGCTGCACACCCACCTGCGCATGGAGGGGTCGTGGCGGATCGCGCGCACCGGGACCCGAGACGCCCGGGCGTCCGGCACCTGGGTCCGCGCGGTGCTCGGGAACGAGCTGTGGACGACCGTGGGCGAGCGCCTCGGGATGCTCGACGTGGTGCCCACGAGCGAGGAGCACACGCTCGTCGGGCACCTGGGACCCGACATCCTCGCGCCCGACTTCCCGACCGTGGGGCTCGTCGAGGGGCTGCGGCGCTGGGGCGAGCGCGGGTCGGAGCCTGTGTGCGACGTCATGCTCGACCAGCGGGTCGTTGCCGGGATGGGCACGATCTACATGGCCGAGCCGCTCTTCGCGGTCGGGCTCTGGCCGTGGACGCCGGCGGACGAGGTGCCGGACCCCGAGCGCCTGCTCGCAGTGGCGCGCGCGATGATGCTGCGCTCGGTCGAGGCCCGCATCCCGACCGCGACCGGCGAGCAGGGCTTCCGGGCGACGAGCCGGGTCCACGGCCGCGCGGGGCAGCCGTGCCGACGCTGCGGCACGCCGATCGAGAAGGGGCAGGCACGCAAGCCCCCGATGGAGCGTCCGGTCTTCTACTGCCCGCGCTGCCAGCACCCCTGA